The genomic window GGACATCGTGCTGTCCGGTCAGACAGTCATCTTATTGCGCGAGTCATAGCGAGTTCAAGTCTTAGCTGCGCGATTAATACTCGTCACGAGCGGGACATCCTGTATTTTTCCAGTACAGCATAAGTGTgcggaaccgggcttcgccctacaGAGACAGTCACAGGTGGAAACGCGGCAGCCCTATGTAAAGGGTTCAGCTTCCCGTGCATAAAGAATCTGGAAACTGTATTCGAGTTGTGTTCATTGTAATTCTGGTGACTAAGTCcattggccacgcggcccgaacccccctctaccgaaccctgagtagctgGCAAAATAACATCATTTCAGAGACTAGTCGACCAGGCGACGACAAGTGACGCCCAACTTGGTAGCCTATCACaaattttcaaactttcaaatctttgaaagttacaaattttttcaaattttggaAAGTCCGGCAAAGACAGTGAAAGTGCAAGTCACGTACGCCACGGGACGGGAAGGAAGGCGAGCTGGTGCATCAGAAGTTGgcgcgactgagtggcgcgatgGAGCGGCACGGAGCGCAAGATAACGAGTCGGCTTGTACTACGGCGCGTCTCACGCCGGGATCGGTTGAGCGATAAGGCGGCGGAGATACCGCTTAACTTCAGCCGGGCGGGAAAGTGTCAGGCGAGCTTGGAACACGGAAATAACAACCGAGAAAAGAATTTGTTGTCTGCGGCAGGGAAGATAGGAGATAACAACCGTGAGAGAAGGAGTGGTTGTCTGCGGCAGGGGAGATAGGAGACAACATGAACGACTTCCAAGAGGTGTATGAGTCCTGGGCCGACGCGGGCTTTCCAGAGCTGGGTGAGAGTTGCGTTCACTTCTCGAACTATGAATGTGGATTTTGTTTTGAATACCGAACGTATGGCATGACAATATGCGGTGCGCGTTCATGTCCCGGCGGGACACCTGATGGGTGGTTCTGCAAAGAGTGTGGGGGTTTAGGGCACGAGGAGTGTTTACATCCTATAGCTCGAGAAGAGGTGTGGATGTTTGGATTTACATGTGAGCGGTGCCTGGTGAAGCTGTGTGTGGACGCTGACAAAATCGTCACGATGCCGCCCCTGGAGGTTCACACAGCAACAGCCCTGGGGACCAAACGACCACGAAAGCCAAGTGGCCACACTGGGTGGACGCCGACATGTTGTTCACCATACCTCTGCTGGAAATGACAAAACTTCCTATGCCGCTGCAACAGACGCTACCACACCAGACGCCGCCGCAACAGACGCCACCACACCAGACGCCGCCGCAACCGACGCCGCCGCAACAGACGCCACCACACCAGGCGCCGCCGCAACCGATGCCACCACTCCAGATGCCGCCACCGACGCTGCCCCCGGAAGTTTACCCATCCACCACTCCTTGGGGCCAGACGACCATGAAAGCCGAGTGGTCCTACTGTGCGGATGCTGACACATTGCTCACAATGTCACTGCTTGAGACGAAAACACTCCCGATGCCGCTGCAACCGACGCCACCTTTACAGACGCCACCTCCGACGTCGACGCCTCCAGCTGACCAGTGTATTGCTGGTGCAATGCCGTGCAGCATCGTCAGCAGGACAACGCACTTCAAGACTGCTGATGTAACACCATTGCACATAGCAGCCGAGATGCCGCTCAACACGCCGCCCCCGatgccgcccccgacgccgccacCACCGtctgccgagaacgctactggtgcggcgccGCGTCTCAACTGGGCAACATTGTCGCACTTCCCAGCCGGCCAACCGGCCGCCGAAGCAGTTGCACACCATGCAATGACCATTAAGCCGCTCCCGACGCCGACGCCACCGCCTGCCaagaacgctactggtgcggtGCTGCATCTCAACTAGGCCacatcgccgcacttcccagATGGCCAACAGGCCGCCGAGGCAGTTACACACCATGCTATGACCATCTTGCCGCCCCCGAtgccgccgccaccgcctgccAAGAACGTTACTGGTGCGGTGCTGCGTCTCAACTGGGCCacatcgccgcacttcccagATGGCCAACAGGCCGCCGAGGCAGTTACACACCATGCTATGaccatcacgccgcccccgacgccgccacCACCGCCTGCCaagaacgctactggtgcggcgccGCGTCTCAAATGGGCCACATCGCCACACTTCCCAGACGGCCAACCGGCCGCCGAAGCAATTGCGCACTATGCAATGACCATCACTCCGTCCCCGACACTGCCACACACGCCACTGTGGGTGCTCCACCTCCACATGTATTTTAAAGCctatgtaaatacttttttttaaatatataatacagTCTTAGCTGGTTGATCCCAGTCAAAGATTGAAATTTAATTGTACTGTACATATTGTATTGTTGGAAAAGGAAAGTATTATTTAAAGGAAACCCTACCAGTATGCTaatgcttaaggggcccgcctcatcaggggtgtatgtgtgttagtgaggcgggatgagctggtgcttctagcgcggtatagcctttaagtgcaaggctctgaactggcgcacagtcttctcatcgtcacaggataactgtgatagttgagtggtgaccgtaacattatattccgtagaaatgaagataaaggagtaatgcaagtcccttaagtgctttcaagtatctgtactggttgttttacgcctaaaaattactctgaaaacacgcgttttagccattttaacgcttctaaaagtACAgtctaaaaacttaatccgaaatcaaaagtacttttcggccctcagcgaactcttaaatgcttttcgtaagcagaccccactcggatattttgagtagttttgaaatcccgttgtttttcctgaagctctgcacacggtatgtgtgcccgggtaggcggagacCTTAAGT from Bacillus rossius redtenbacheri isolate Brsri chromosome 1, Brsri_v3, whole genome shotgun sequence includes these protein-coding regions:
- the LOC134527384 gene encoding proline-rich protein 36-like: MSVFRGLAERGGTRMLGRARRGRRAVGSWVRETADVSAASLQDGEIGDNMNDFQEVYESWADAGFPELGSHSNSPGDQTTTKAKWPHWVDADMLFTIPLLEMTKLPMPLQQTLPHQTPPQQTPPHQTPPQPTPPQQTPPHQAPPQPMPPLQMPPPTLPPEVYPSTTPWGQTTMKAEWSYCADADTLLTMSLLETKTLPMPLQPTPPLQTPPPTSTPPADQCIAGAMPCSIVSRTTHFKTADVTPLHIAAEMPLNTPPPMPPPTPPPPSAENATGAAPRLNWATLSHFPAGQPAAEAVAHHAMTIKPLPTPTPPPAKNATGAVLHLN